The DNA window AAATCGACAAGGAGCGTGGTGTCATCCATGAAGAATGGCGTCGTTCGATGCAGGGACAGATGCGTATCATCGAAAAACTCCTCCCGATTGTCTATCCCACATCTAAATATGGACATCGTCTTCCTATCGGAACAATGGAGGTTGTCGATAATTTCGCTCCGCAGGCTCTCCGCGACTACTATGAAAAATGGTATCGTCCCGACCAGCAGGCAGTTGTTGTCGTAGGCGACATCGATGTTGACCGCATCGAAGGTAAAATAAAAGAAATGTTCTCGTCAATCGAGATGCCTGAAAATGCGGCAGAACGTAAATACGAACCTGTCCCCGACCATAAGGGCACTATTTATGCCATCGGAAGCGACCCCGAGCAGAAGACTCTCATTGGCCAGCTCATGTTCATTTCCGATCCTCTCCCCAAAGAGATGAAAAACACCCCCATGTACTATGCGCAAAGCTACATCGAGGGCATGATTGGCGCTATGATCAACAACCGCCTCTCTGAAATCTCATCCAAGCCTGACGCTCCATTTGCCGGGGCCGGTGTCAATTTCGGAGGCTTCTTCCTCTCGTCGAAAGTAAAGGATGCTCTTACCGCCTCAGCTGTCGCCAAGGGCAACGATATCATCGAACCTCTGAAGGCCGTCTACCGCGAGGTGCTCCGCGCACAGCGCGGAGGTTTCACTCAGAGTGAATACGAACGCGCACGCAACGAATACATCTCATCAATCGAACGTGTCTACAACAACCGCAACACCCGTGAAAACAGCACATTTGTAAGCGAATATGTCGGCAACTTCAAGGATGGCGATCCTATTCCCGGAATCGAGGCTGAATGGCCACTGATCCAGCAGATAGCAATGAGCATCCCCGTACAGGTCATCAACCAGACAATGTCACAGGCCATCACGCCCGACAACCGCGTTCTCATGGTGCTGTGTCCTGAAGCCGAAGGAATGACCAATCCGACCGAACAGCAGCTGGCTGACGCACTTGCTTCGGTAGATGCGGAAACTATCGAAGCATTTGTCGACGAAGTGAAATCCGAACCTCTCATACCCTCCGACCCGGTAGCCGGTACTGTTACCTCAACCGTGAATAATGAAAAGTGGGGAACTACCGAATGGACTCTTTCAAACGGTGCTAAAGTCATCATCAAATCAACCAAATTCAAGGAAGACGAAATTCTTTTCACAGCCTATGCCAACGGTGGATATGCCGACTATTCAGCTGACTACGACAACTCGCTCATGTTCCTTCCTGTTGCAATGCAAGCTTATGGCCTCGGTTCCTACACCAACACCGATCTCAGCAAATATACTGCCGGAAAGCAGGCTTCGCTCTATATAAGCTTCAGCAACTACAGCCGTTCAATGGGCGGTTCGGCAACACCAAAGGACCTCCCCACTCTTATGGAAATGGTCTACATGGGCTTCAAGGACATAGAATTTACAGAAGATGAATTCGCAGCTCTCCAGAAAGCCTACAGCGGTATCCTCGCAAATCAGGAAAAGAGCCCTGAATATATTTTCCAGAAATCACTGCTCTCTACCCTCTATGACTCTCCGCGCAATCAGGCCATCAATTCATCCATCATTGAGAAAGCATCGCGCAATCAGATTCTTGAAGTTGCTCACGCGATGACTGCCAACGCTGCTGACTGGACATTCATTTTTGTCGGCAATGTCGATCCGGCAACACTCCGTCCGATGGTTGAAAAATATATCGCCTCGCTCCCCGGCGACGAAAAGACAGCTGTAAAGGAAGTGAAATCCTACAATCCCGCATTCTTCATGAAGGGCGGCGACAAGACTGATACATTCTCGACTCCGATGTCGACACCTCAGACCCACGTTGCGATCATCGAAAAAGGCGATATGGAATTCACTCCAAAAAATTCGCTGCTCGCCTCTATCGCAGGTCAGATTCTGACAAACCGTCTTATAAAGACAGTCCGTGAGGATATGGGCGCCGTCTACTCTATCAGCGCAAGCGGACAGCTCGACCGTACAGGACTCTCACCGGCCTCCCTCATGACATCATTCCCGATGAAGCCTGAAATGAAAGACGAAGTCCTCCCCTTCATCAAAGGCGAATTCAAAGCCATGGAGACCAACGTGACCCCCGATGAACTAAATCCGATCAAGGAATATATGGTAAAAGTGTTCACCGAAAACAGAGAGAAGAACCCTGCATGGCGTTCTGCAATCCTCGGCACACTGGCCAATGGCGTTGACACGTTCAACGGAAATGTCGACACAGTAAACTCTATCACGGTTCAGGATGTGATGGACTTCATGAAAGCCCTTAATGCCCAGAACAATTACCGCGTCGTTATCCTTGCCCCCGAAAAATAAACGCAAATAACCGACTTCACCAATCACGGAGCATGACACCTCATACGTCATGCTCCGTTTTTTGTTTTTTTAGCTAAAAATATACTTCGGTCCAAGCATTTTGCTTTTCAATATTTAGGCTTTTTTAGTTTGAAAATATTAACTTTGCCTCTTATTAGGAAATATCATTATTATATCATACTTATGAAACTTACCTTTAATGTCAATTACCGTACCGAATGGGGCGAATCTCTGTTCCTGACCGGCTCGGCCGAAGCTCTTGGAGGCAGTGATCTGTCAAAAGCCGTCCCCATGACACTCTCCGGGACTGAGACATGGAAAGCCGAGGTGGAGATTCCTGATTCAGTAGAGGAATTCTCTTATGGCTACATTGTCCGCCACGACAACGGCTACGTCCGCCATGAATGGGGCAAACCGCGCCGCTTCACACACGCACCTGAAGCTCATTCATTCAGAATCTTTGACCGTTGGCAGGACCAGCCGATGGATAAACCCTACTACAGCAGCGCATTCACCGACTGTATCTGCCACCGTGGACAACGCGACGAACCCGTTGTCCCTTCATCGGGAATGCTTACTCTTTCGGTTGACGCACCGATGATTGCTCCTGACGAAGCTGTAGCTGTAAGTGGCGAGGCCAAGGCTTTCGGAGAATGGGATACAGAGAAAGTTCTCCGCATGAGCGATGCAGCCTATCCGACTTGGACTGTCAACATACCGGCTGCCGGATTAGAACCGGGAAGCGATTATAAATTCCTGATAATAAAGAAATCGACTGGAGAAATCGTCGCTTGGGAAGGCCGTGACAACCGTCACATCGACATTAAACTCACCCGTTCTAACGAATCGGTTATAAGCGCCGGCGAACGCTTCGTCAATCCTCTTGCTCCATGGCGCGGCGCAGGTGTCGCGATTCCTGTGTTCTCGCTCCGCAGCGAAGAAGATTTCGGTGTCGGCGATTTCATGGATTTGAAACTAATGATTGACTGGGCGGCGCAGACCGGTCAGAATTTTGTCCAGCTCCTGCCGATAAACGACACTACAATGACCGGCTCGTGGACCGACTCCTATCCCTATAACGCCAATTCGACATTCGCGCTCCATCCGATGTACCTGCGCCTTTCAGCAATGGGACGACTGGACAACGAGGAGCGTCAGCATTATTTCGAAGAACTTGGCCGCGAACTCAACCGACTCCCTCAGGTTGACTATGAACGCGTCAACAACGCCAAAAATGAATTTACTCGCGAACTGTTTGCACAAAACGGCGAAGCAACCCTCGCCTCCGACGAATTCAAGGCTTTTTTCAATAAGAACGAATCTTGGCTTACACCCTACGCGGCCTTCTGCGTGCTTCGCGACAAGAACGGCACTCCTGACATGTCGAAGTGGGGCGATTATGCCGTTTATGACGAAGCAAAAGTCAAGGACTTCATCACGCTCCATCAGCTCGACATCAACTACGTCTACTATATCCAGTTCTATCTTGACAAGCAGATGCGTGAGGTACGTGACTATGCACATTCACACGGAGTAGCCATCAAGGGAGACATTCCTATCGGGATTTCGCGCACCAGCGCCGACGCATGGATTTCGCCACGCCTTTTCAATCTCGACTGTCAGGCCGGAGCTCCGCCGGACGATTTCTCGGTGCTCGGACAGAACTGGGGATTACCGACCTACAACTGGGACGAAATGGCCAAAGACGGTTTCGCATGGTGGAAAGCCCGTTTCCGTAAAATGGCCGAATACTTTGATGCCTACCGTATAGACCACGTGCTCGGATTTTTCCGCATCTGGCAGATTCCGATGGATGCCGTACACGGACTGCTCGGAGTATTTAACCGCGCCCTGCCCTATTCGCCTGACGAACTTCGCAACAGTTACGACTTCTGGATTGATGTCGACCGGCAGACACGCCCATATATCATGGACTATATGCTCAACGCCTTCTTCGGCGACTATACCGATGAATGCCGTGACCGCTTCCTCATCGACGAAGGCTATGGTCGATACCGTCTGCGCGACGAATTCAACACCCAGCGAAAAGTCGCCGATTACTTTGCCGGACTGGAAAAAGACGACAAGAACAACCGCATCTGCAACGCTCTTCTCGGCCTGATCGACGAAGTGCTCTTCGTGGAAGACCCATACGAAAAAGGCAAATACCATCCCCGCATCTCGGCTCAGTTCACCTTCGCATATCAGGCTCTCAACGATTATGAGAAATGGTGCTACAACCGCATGT is part of the Duncaniella dubosii genome and encodes:
- a CDS encoding M16 family metallopeptidase yields the protein MSVLVLLACVLFPGIVRAQGQNPMLQPLPVDTAVRIGKLPNGLTYYIRHNEYPKGQADFYIAQNVGSILEEDNQRGLAHFLEHMCFNGTTNFPDNQLREWLESIGVKFGANLNAYTGVDETVYNINNVPVARESVQDSCLLILHDWANDLTLDPKEIDKERGVIHEEWRRSMQGQMRIIEKLLPIVYPTSKYGHRLPIGTMEVVDNFAPQALRDYYEKWYRPDQQAVVVVGDIDVDRIEGKIKEMFSSIEMPENAAERKYEPVPDHKGTIYAIGSDPEQKTLIGQLMFISDPLPKEMKNTPMYYAQSYIEGMIGAMINNRLSEISSKPDAPFAGAGVNFGGFFLSSKVKDALTASAVAKGNDIIEPLKAVYREVLRAQRGGFTQSEYERARNEYISSIERVYNNRNTRENSTFVSEYVGNFKDGDPIPGIEAEWPLIQQIAMSIPVQVINQTMSQAITPDNRVLMVLCPEAEGMTNPTEQQLADALASVDAETIEAFVDEVKSEPLIPSDPVAGTVTSTVNNEKWGTTEWTLSNGAKVIIKSTKFKEDEILFTAYANGGYADYSADYDNSLMFLPVAMQAYGLGSYTNTDLSKYTAGKQASLYISFSNYSRSMGGSATPKDLPTLMEMVYMGFKDIEFTEDEFAALQKAYSGILANQEKSPEYIFQKSLLSTLYDSPRNQAINSSIIEKASRNQILEVAHAMTANAADWTFIFVGNVDPATLRPMVEKYIASLPGDEKTAVKEVKSYNPAFFMKGGDKTDTFSTPMSTPQTHVAIIEKGDMEFTPKNSLLASIAGQILTNRLIKTVREDMGAVYSISASGQLDRTGLSPASLMTSFPMKPEMKDEVLPFIKGEFKAMETNVTPDELNPIKEYMVKVFTENREKNPAWRSAILGTLANGVDTFNGNVDTVNSITVQDVMDFMKALNAQNNYRVVILAPEK
- a CDS encoding 4-alpha-glucanotransferase yields the protein MKLTFNVNYRTEWGESLFLTGSAEALGGSDLSKAVPMTLSGTETWKAEVEIPDSVEEFSYGYIVRHDNGYVRHEWGKPRRFTHAPEAHSFRIFDRWQDQPMDKPYYSSAFTDCICHRGQRDEPVVPSSGMLTLSVDAPMIAPDEAVAVSGEAKAFGEWDTEKVLRMSDAAYPTWTVNIPAAGLEPGSDYKFLIIKKSTGEIVAWEGRDNRHIDIKLTRSNESVISAGERFVNPLAPWRGAGVAIPVFSLRSEEDFGVGDFMDLKLMIDWAAQTGQNFVQLLPINDTTMTGSWTDSYPYNANSTFALHPMYLRLSAMGRLDNEERQHYFEELGRELNRLPQVDYERVNNAKNEFTRELFAQNGEATLASDEFKAFFNKNESWLTPYAAFCVLRDKNGTPDMSKWGDYAVYDEAKVKDFITLHQLDINYVYYIQFYLDKQMREVRDYAHSHGVAIKGDIPIGISRTSADAWISPRLFNLDCQAGAPPDDFSVLGQNWGLPTYNWDEMAKDGFAWWKARFRKMAEYFDAYRIDHVLGFFRIWQIPMDAVHGLLGVFNRALPYSPDELRNSYDFWIDVDRQTRPYIMDYMLNAFFGDYTDECRDRFLIDEGYGRYRLRDEFNTQRKVADYFAGLEKDDKNNRICNALLGLIDEVLFVEDPYEKGKYHPRISAQFTFAYQALNDYEKWCYNRMYNDFFYRRNNDFWYGKAMWKLPPLTDATDMLVCAEDLGMIPACVPAVMNNLQILVLEIQRMPKDPNSTFGNTWSYPYRSVCTTSTHDMDGIRRWWESDRDATQRYYNEVLGEPGPAPQYAEPWICERIIRMHLQSPSMLCILPLQDWLSIDGVLRRQDPREELINIPANPRHYWRYRMHLTLEDLNGQKEFNNRLRDEITNSGR